The Gambusia affinis linkage group LG09, SWU_Gaff_1.0, whole genome shotgun sequence DNA window gtaaaataaattaaaaaaaaaactgtatttgtcTTAGGAACAAATATGATGGAAAGTTTCATTTTATCcaactgaatattttacattataccACTAattaagttatgttttttttctttgtatccAAAAAAGATTTACTTAGTAATTCTTATGTGACTAAATAGATGTACGGCATttgttttaacatgaaaaatattcttaagtattttttatttaaaaaacagagtTCAATTTACCACTATCTTAAGCAAATGTAATTCTATCACTATTTTGACTTCCCAAGTTACATGTGACATGCAAAAACATATCCATTGTAGCGACAATAAAACGTCCCagagatgtaattttttttgaaaatgctcATTTGTAATTCCTGCAGTCAATCACTGTATATAACCTAGAGctcatttttaatgtgtgttgCCTAGGGGAAGCCTTTCATCCCAGTGACCACCATCAACATGCAGACTTGTCGGTACCGCCCAACAGCCCCACCGGTCTCTCCTCCCAGCATTCCTCCCTCCTGCCCCCAAAGCCAAACTCCGGACAGCACGGACACGTCGCCTCGTCCTGCGGCACTGGCGTGGCAGCCCAGACTTCTTTCTCCCCGCTGGTACCAAACCTCCACAACACCGCAGCCAAACTCAACTCCCCAAGTCCAGACAGCCCAACATCGGTTCATAAACCCAGTTCATGCAAAAACTCCCACATTCCTGCGGTAAACACACAACACGGCAAACTAGGAACGTCTCTAATGGGCTGTAACCACTCTTGTAACGGACACAACCCGGGAACTGTGGCCGCTTCAAATGTAGGGCATCTGACGGCTGGAGCCTGCAGGTTAGAATTGGTGTCTCTGCTTATGTGAAATTAGACAATTGTAtgtatttattgaaagaaaaaatgtatttatgtggGGGTCTTTTGCAGGGATCAGGCATGTAAAGGGCACAAAGTGACAAATGGAACATTGTGCCACCCATCGTCTGAGCTGGAAGAAGGTGAGGATGAAGACAGCAGCTCTGAGAGGAGCTCCTGTGCCTCCTCTTCAACCAATCAAAAGGACGGGAAATACTGTGACTGCTGCTACTGCGAGTTCTTTGGACACAATGCGGTAGAtctgttttctcttcctttgagaaagaaagcaagaaatGGAAAGCATTTGCTCTGCCAAGCATGCGtcatatttaaacatgtttaacatcTTACAGCCTCCAGCTGCACCAACCAGCAGAAACTACGCTGAGATCCGAGAGAAGCTTCGCTCACGTCTAACGCGACGTAAAGAGGAGCTGCCTCAGCGTCAGGATGCAGAGCTGACCGCAGTCAGTGCCATTGACAACAGGGACGTGGACGAGCTGCTGGACTTCATAAACAGCTCGGAGCCTAAACCTGTCAACAGTGCCAAGGCTGCCAAGAGGGCTcgacacaaacaaaagaaaaaggtgtGTTGACCTTTGAAAAAGTTGCTAAACTTCTCACAAATCCTTTTACTTAACTGTGaattttaagcaaaacaaatagATATGATTTCCTTTAAAGCTAAAAGCACAAACCTTTGTCTGGCAATAAAAGGTCAAGTCAATTGTGAGCATATTTGTAacttcagatttaattttgtcaTAGTAAAAAATTGATAAACCGTGACGTGGGACAGTTCTGGCCGCAAGATTATAAAATTGAACTTCAAGGACATTTTAACGAGCTTCAACAATGCTTGACTTCTGGTACAGTGATCCAAGTACTGATGATACTTAAGTTGACTCCACCAAACATACTTCTTGTAATCTTGGccaaaaaagataaatattatgCTCAATatagttttcaattttttttttcaaattataatGTTGTTTAATGTTGCCACCATTAAACAGCATTAAACAATTCCAATAAATAACCCAAAAGGATCAATATGACATTCATGTAGATGATTGCATACAAACATCTCTAAGGAAGTTCTAaattgtgtgtatgtgtttgtacTTTGCTCCTGAACCTGTTCCTCTTATGATGCAGGAAAAAGCTCAGCAGGTTAACACGGGTTCTGCTGGCGGTGAACCCCAGTCCGGTGCGCCTGAGGAGCCCGTAGACGAGCCCATCCCCGATGGCCCTGAAACCAGTCGGCTGCTTGACTGGCCTCAGCTGGAACTTGAGCGAGTCAACAGTTTTCTCACCAGTCGACTAGAAGAGATCAAGAACACCATCAAAGACTCGATTCGGGCCTCGTTCAGCATGTACGACCTCAATCTGGACGTCAATGACTTTCCCAAGAAGGCAGCTACATTGGAGGGAAACCACCTGCTGTCCCATCTCAACGGTTCCTCTGACTTGCAGCAGATAGACCTGGACCTTTCTCCTCTCTCGCTGGGGAGCTTTAAGAGCCACCTGGACCTGGTTAATGGATGGGAGGACACGAATATGTCCTCTTCTCCCGACGCTGCTGCCAACACCGCAGCAGGTGTCAGTGCTGCTTCAAAGGACACTCAGCGGTTGCACACTACAAGCAGTCTCTCAAAGCTCGCTAGAGTTCGCTCCCCAGAAAGATGCACTTCCGCTGGATCTGACAGTTTGCCACAGGTGCCAGCCCAAGCGACGGCAAAATCAAAGGAGGAAGCTCCTGATCCCAAGAGCACTGGAAACGTCGGCGCAAAGttgaagaagaataaaaagcagcagctaaaacagGAGCAGTCAGTATCGGAGCAAAACTCTATCAAACCAACCAAAGCTGCCTTTGGGAACGAAGCACAGAAAACCAATGAGTCTAAAGACACGGCATCTCATGGCTCAAAGGCTGGGAGCAAACAGCCTCAGCAGCCAGCAGACAACCAGAGGAACGGGCCTAAGAAAACGGAGGAGGGGAGGTCGTCCAAGCATGTATCAAATGGAGCAAACGGCCTTGTGGGTGCACCAAGGGGGAAAACTGACGTGGAGAGCCGAGGAGGTCGATCTGAGCAGGAATCAGAGGGCAAAGCTCCCACCTCCGTTCCTCCAAATGGGCCTCCACAGCAACAACCCAAGGGGAAAAATAAGAAGAACAAGAATAAGGGAGAAAAGTCCAACAGTGCTATTGGTACGGGGGGCAACAGCTCAGTATTTACCACATTATGAGGAATTCGAGTCATCCCATCTAATGTTGCGTCTTTATGTCACTTCTTCAGATGATGTATTTCTCCCTAAAGATGTGGATCCCACAGAAATGGATGAGATTGATCGGGAAGTTGAATACTTTAAAAGGTAATCACCATACAGCTGTGATTTAGTTGAAAGCATATATGCACTAATCAGAATTTTGAGCTCGGATTCCGATCTTTGGGTTTTATCAAGCTTTGAGCTGCCAACGCAAATTCTTGtcgtttgccttttttttttctttacgaaaaagaaaacagcatgaTAAACGAAAAGTATTGAAGATAGTTTTTCTTCCTGGCTGAACATAGTGTAAAGTGCTTAGATCACTAcacaagtacaggccatttactaTTCTATATTAGCAATTGGCAGAGTTagcataaagaaattaaaaacaataggAAGGGGTAGTAAACCTTTAACTCAGAGATTTCTAAAAGGTTGTCCTATTTTCAAATACATAGTGGTATGTTGAACAAAaggtaaatgaataaaacccaACATGTCTGTTTTACTATGTTGGGCCTTCCTGTTATCTATTTAAAGATGTAGCTTTTCACACAGGGACATAtagttttaggattttttttttcttaataattaaCCACTTCATTTaatgttctgaaacactgaagtgtgacaaacatgcaaaaaaacaggaaatcatgATGGagacaaacactttttcacaccactgtacatttctgtgattttctaACTTCATTTTGAAGAACTCAGTGGTTCTGGTAAAAGTTACACTTGAGTCTTCTTCAGTCAGCAAGCAGTTCCACATGGAAAAGTGTTGTTGTTTGGGTAGCTCTTACTCAAGTAAGATCCGGTTTTTGAGCCATCTAGTTACCCACAGAGGCTGTTCGAGATGAACGTCTGCTGATTTCTCTGTTCATGTCTGACAGTGTTAGCCTTATTTGCATCActaatccagttttttttttttcacttcttgtgttttttttttatctttgcttcTCATAGGTTCTGTCTTGATTCAGCAAAGCAAACTCGCCAGAAAGTAGCAGTGAACTGGTCCAACTTCAGCCTCAAAAAGGTTCCTTCCAATGCAGCTCAATAACTTGGATTAAATTCAGAGGGGGAGAAAAGAAATTCTTCACATCACAAACTCTCTCAACAGAGCCCGGTTTGGCCTGAGCCCTTCTCTCATTCCCAGTTTTCTTCTCCTGATGAAGCCAAGGGACcctggttttaaaatcttgCTCTTCACTAAAAAGACTGAAAAGCGACTCGTGGCTGTGAAGTCACTTGGCGTTCTCAAGGCCAACTCTACCCTTTTGCTATGATTGCAACGTGAACTGAATGAGTGACAcggaaacagagaaaagtctGTTGATATCCATGTGCTTACGTATGTAGTATGTAAACAATTACAtgaaataaatggttttatCACAAATCTGCGAAATTTTAACATTGTTAAGCTGATGAATTACAATGAAGTCAAATGGAATTGGTGCTTTTCATCCATCACAACCTGCAGTCTAATCCAAATATGCTAATAATGTACAGTTGTCAGAATGGAGCACAATATAATATTTTGaactaatattaaataaacacagctACCATCCTAAGTTACAGTTATAACAGGATGTGCCGCTTTTAGTCTCAAAGAGACTGAAGTCAGTCCTGGCTCTGAATTGGATACTTGTTCCTACA harbors:
- the fam193b gene encoding protein FAM193B is translated as MARKKSKQQGVSQKELVAGQQTAPKSTVSPGDAAGGGGGGDAGLDRLANTRANQPMHTCCLLCHREFKDWGAGSVNGLPAGHGTKLADAVPALSQALLREAPGRKLADAVPSLSQSLLGEVPLWICQSCCKSVEEEERRSTQEQPSSVPLSHSSSCKSQSCGNGYPEQSTVDWDPSSFLSAHKLSGLWNSAHSNGGEHCNHNTSSHSQGLSSQGLTACHEKRGLHEAPGKSAKTSSPKVCPYSHPSSQNSSGPSAGNSQSTSADLCKTTSKHFKTMCRRPTPPGEAFHPSDHHQHADLSVPPNSPTGLSSQHSSLLPPKPNSGQHGHVASSCGTGVAAQTSFSPLVPNLHNTAAKLNSPSPDSPTSVHKPSSCKNSHIPAVNTQHGKLGTSLMGCNHSCNGHNPGTVAASNVGHLTAGACRDQACKGHKVTNGTLCHPSSELEEGEDEDSSSERSSCASSSTNQKDGKYCDCCYCEFFGHNAPPAAPTSRNYAEIREKLRSRLTRRKEELPQRQDAELTAVSAIDNRDVDELLDFINSSEPKPVNSAKAAKRARHKQKKKEKAQQVNTGSAGGEPQSGAPEEPVDEPIPDGPETSRLLDWPQLELERVNSFLTSRLEEIKNTIKDSIRASFSMYDLNLDVNDFPKKAATLEGNHLLSHLNGSSDLQQIDLDLSPLSLGSFKSHLDLVNGWEDTNMSSSPDAAANTAAGVSAASKDTQRLHTTSSLSKLARVRSPERCTSAGSDSLPQVPAQATAKSKEEAPDPKSTGNVGAKLKKNKKQQLKQEQSVSEQNSIKPTKAAFGNEAQKTNESKDTASHGSKAGSKQPQQPADNQRNGPKKTEEGRSSKHVSNGANGLVGAPRGKTDVESRGGRSEQESEGKAPTSVPPNGPPQQQPKGKNKKNKNKGEKSNSAIDDVFLPKDVDPTEMDEIDREVEYFKRFCLDSAKQTRQKVAVNWSNFSLKKVPSNAAQ